One window of Alkaliphilus metalliredigens QYMF genomic DNA carries:
- a CDS encoding RNA polymerase sigma factor: MNTLRDKNKEMSTYKILFETSMAKVYRVAYYILRNEHDTKDIVQEAFVMGYNKMDSLRDPSKFESWICTIASNLAKTKYRKNKKEVLMDNYGKIISLIKVAETFELLEDILEKKELKENILKQINHLNSHYKEVIVLYYYVELSYEEIAIALNISQGTVKSRMFRAKKILKSKA, translated from the coding sequence GTGAATACACTAAGGGATAAGAATAAAGAAATGAGCACATATAAAATCTTATTTGAAACATCCATGGCTAAGGTTTATCGAGTAGCTTATTATATTTTGAGAAATGAACATGATACAAAGGATATTGTTCAAGAGGCCTTTGTTATGGGCTATAATAAGATGGATTCATTGAGAGATCCCAGTAAATTTGAAAGCTGGATTTGTACAATAGCCAGTAATTTAGCAAAAACTAAATATAGAAAAAATAAGAAAGAAGTTCTGATGGATAATTATGGAAAGATCATCTCATTAATAAAAGTAGCAGAGACATTTGAACTCCTAGAGGACATATTAGAAAAAAAAGAATTAAAGGAAAACATATTGAAACAAATCAATCATTTAAACAGTCATTACAAAGAAGTCATTGTACTTTACTATTATGTGGAGCTGTCTTATGAAGAGATCGCTATTGCACTAAATATTAGTCAAGGAACTGTAAAGTCAAGAATGTTTAGGGCTAAAAAGATATTAAAATCTAAAGCTTAA
- a CDS encoding DUF2087 domain-containing protein → MEIEKLTVEELKNGYRYNKDTDSYICNTCRKAFEVGEIYSFGDRLFEAFRGVKIHVESDHGDNLKQLLYGESKYNTLTDNHKELMSLMYSNVSDKDIAKTLGISPSTVRHQRFMFREKAKQAKMYLAIYEQVMEMKSTTDEMIVPVHSTATMVDERYIITEKEKEKILTTEFESLSPLKLKRFPGKEKRKVVILTKIAEQLEHGKRYTEKELNQIIAEIYEDYALIRRYLIEYGFMDRTIDGKAYWMK, encoded by the coding sequence GTGGAGATTGAAAAGCTAACAGTGGAAGAACTGAAAAATGGATACAGATATAACAAGGATACTGATTCCTACATTTGCAATACTTGTAGAAAGGCATTTGAAGTAGGAGAGATCTATTCTTTTGGCGATCGATTATTTGAGGCATTTCGTGGGGTCAAAATACATGTTGAAAGTGACCATGGAGATAATTTGAAGCAGCTTCTTTATGGAGAGTCCAAATATAATACACTTACTGATAATCACAAGGAGTTGATGTCTCTGATGTATTCCAATGTATCTGATAAGGATATAGCAAAAACACTGGGGATTTCTCCTTCCACAGTGAGACATCAAAGGTTTATGTTCCGGGAAAAAGCAAAACAGGCAAAGATGTATCTTGCAATATATGAACAAGTTATGGAAATGAAATCCACTACTGATGAGATGATTGTACCTGTTCATAGTACCGCAACCATGGTTGATGAACGGTATATCATAACCGAAAAGGAAAAGGAAAAAATACTGACTACAGAATTTGAAAGTCTATCACCTTTGAAGCTAAAAAGGTTCCCGGGAAAGGAAAAGAGAAAAGTAGTAATCCTTACAAAAATTGCTGAACAACTGGAACACGGGAAAAGATATACAGAGAAGGAATTGAATCAAATCATTGCGGAGATCTATGAGGATTACGCATTGATCAGACGCTACCTGATTGAATATGGGTTTATGGACAGGACTATTGACGGCAAGGCATACTGGATGAAGTAG
- a CDS encoding GIY-YIG nuclease family protein, whose product MDRKKELKEIYKNTKPDMGIYIVRSNTKEKCHIEGTEDLKGTMNSARFKLNSGNYPNRELQEDWNKKGPSGFTMEILENLECPEDEIKDDYKEELTILKMIWEEKLSKRGLEFYKR is encoded by the coding sequence ATGGATAGAAAAAAGGAACTGAAGGAGATTTACAAAAACACCAAACCTGATATGGGGATATATATCGTCAGGTCAAACACGAAGGAAAAGTGTCATATAGAAGGAACGGAAGACTTGAAAGGTACGATGAACAGCGCAAGATTTAAATTGAACTCCGGAAATTATCCCAACAGGGAGCTCCAGGAAGACTGGAATAAGAAGGGCCCATCAGGTTTTACTATGGAGATACTTGAGAATCTTGAATGCCCTGAGGATGAAATAAAAGATGACTATAAAGAGGAATTAACTATATTAAAGATGATCTGGGAAGAAAAGCTATCTAAAAGGGGCTTGGAATTTTATAAAAGATAA
- a CDS encoding DinB family protein produces MSDDNSQNSIDSLHNAFNFQLDISWQMLQIHLKGLGDEECLWRPSSKGLHVVNELGIWKADWPDSEDYDIGPSSIAWITWHIIFWWSMVFDYSFGNGTLTREDIHWPGDMIVVREKIKQLYDDWKNRLAMVSDEEFLSCEKTKWPFEERPLYELAAWLNLELMKNASEIGYCRFLYASRKY; encoded by the coding sequence ATGAGTGATGATAATTCTCAAAATTCAATAGATAGTCTTCATAATGCATTTAATTTTCAATTGGATATTTCATGGCAAATGTTACAAATTCACCTTAAGGGTCTGGGCGACGAAGAATGTCTTTGGAGGCCTAGTTCAAAAGGACTTCACGTTGTAAATGAATTAGGAATCTGGAAGGCAGATTGGCCAGATTCGGAGGATTACGATATTGGACCTTCGAGTATAGCTTGGATAACTTGGCATATCATATTTTGGTGGTCAATGGTCTTTGATTACTCTTTTGGAAATGGAACGCTAACTCGTGAAGATATCCATTGGCCTGGCGACATGATAGTTGTTAGAGAAAAAATAAAACAATTGTATGATGATTGGAAGAATAGATTAGCCATGGTATCAGACGAGGAATTTCTATCCTGTGAAAAAACGAAGTGGCCCTTTGAAGAAAGACCATTGTATGAGCTTGCTGCGTGGCTAAACCTCGAACTTATGAAAAATGCTTCTGAGATTGGTTACTGTCGATTTCTTTATGCCTCAAGGAAATATTGA
- a CDS encoding superoxide dismutase — MLMNESNEIKAVEKQVYPFALNNIPYSYEDLEPYIDKETMNIHHSRHHDAYVNGANKGLQDFPEPHNKSSVELLKGFNDLSTDLPDSARNAVRNHVGGHTNHALFWEIMAPNSTGEERRPSGELSERITETFGSFDEFKNQFEAAATTRFGSGWAWLVIDKGELKVTSSANQDRPYMGGQTPILGIDVWEHAYYLKYQNKRGSYVSNFWYVINWDEVARRYKAAR; from the coding sequence ATGTTAATGAACGAATCAAATGAGATAAAGGCAGTGGAAAAGCAGGTTTATCCATTTGCTTTAAACAATATTCCTTATTCATATGAGGATTTAGAGCCCTATATTGATAAGGAAACCATGAATATTCACCATAGCCGTCATCACGATGCCTATGTAAATGGTGCAAATAAAGGTTTGCAGGATTTCCCTGAACCTCACAACAAATCTTCTGTTGAGCTTTTGAAAGGGTTCAATGATTTATCAACGGATTTACCTGATTCAGCAAGAAATGCTGTTCGAAATCATGTAGGGGGACATACGAATCATGCATTATTTTGGGAGATAATGGCTCCTAATTCAACTGGAGAAGAGAGAAGACCATCTGGAGAATTGTCTGAAAGGATTACTGAAACATTTGGAAGTTTCGATGAATTTAAGAATCAATTTGAAGCAGCTGCAACAACAAGATTTGGAAGTGGATGGGCATGGCTCGTAATTGATAAGGGTGAACTAAAGGTAACTAGCTCAGCAAATCAAGACAGGCCATATATGGGCGGGCAAACTCCAATTCTAGGCATTGATGTTTGGGAGCATGCCTATTATTTGAAGTATCAAAACAAGCGTGGAAGTTACGTAAGTAATTTCTGGTATGTGATAAACTGGGATGAAGTTGCAAGACGATATAAAGCAGCTAGATAA
- a CDS encoding AAA family ATPase, giving the protein MKGTCILSPARQLTEEEQSLVWQKTPSHIGSEAEERIYQEVVRNWNRGEMKISTILLEGDAGSGKTQLAKALSADFNLPYTKVTCFADMDKSDVLGSILPVLPEKDDISGKIEYQYYPSEIVRAYENGWLLEIQEPTVIRDAAVLMALNSALEPDGSLNLPTRIVHRHPDFIVVITTNRGYNGYRPLNEALRDRVQHAEKLDLPPKAVMMERAEAKTGYHSENVLSLLGETIILMDETARANAIKGVAGMRSYIFWIDAVASGASVKNTLYHKVLYKITTDPQELAILEQALASHGLTDKLAELDTVCHSHSDGENPEVMELHISESGEYTAEADKADKNAIRLRKSADSEGHSDTSCDKNTDVSSNDNGEDGTPFYHESDKSDTIELQKKNFVNS; this is encoded by the coding sequence ATGAAAGGGACCTGTATTCTGTCACCTGCTAGACAACTGACTGAAGAGGAGCAATCCCTTGTCTGGCAAAAAACGCCCTCACATATTGGAAGTGAAGCAGAAGAACGTATATATCAAGAAGTAGTAAGAAATTGGAACCGCGGTGAAATGAAAATCAGTACAATTTTGCTGGAGGGGGACGCAGGTTCAGGAAAAACCCAGCTTGCTAAAGCCCTATCTGCTGATTTTAACCTGCCTTATACGAAAGTAACCTGTTTTGCTGATATGGATAAATCCGATGTGCTTGGTTCTATTCTTCCAGTATTACCTGAAAAAGACGATATATCAGGCAAGATTGAATATCAGTATTATCCGTCAGAAATTGTTCGTGCCTATGAAAATGGATGGCTCTTGGAAATTCAGGAGCCGACGGTTATCCGGGACGCAGCTGTTTTAATGGCTCTGAATTCCGCATTAGAACCAGATGGCAGCCTAAACTTACCTACTCGTATCGTACACCGGCATCCGGATTTTATTGTTGTTATTACAACAAACCGTGGCTACAATGGCTACCGTCCTTTAAATGAAGCTTTGCGTGATCGAGTACAGCATGCCGAAAAACTAGACTTACCACCCAAAGCAGTTATGATGGAACGAGCCGAAGCTAAGACTGGTTATCATTCTGAAAATGTTCTTTCTCTTTTAGGCGAAACGATTATTTTGATGGATGAAACAGCCCGAGCTAATGCAATCAAAGGTGTGGCTGGGATGAGATCCTATATCTTTTGGATTGATGCCGTAGCAAGTGGTGCATCAGTAAAAAATACGCTATATCATAAGGTACTCTACAAAATTACCACTGACCCACAGGAGCTTGCCATTTTAGAACAGGCACTAGCAAGTCATGGCTTGACAGATAAGCTTGCAGAATTGGATACTGTCTGTCATTCTCATTCAGATGGAGAGAATCCAGAAGTGATGGAACTTCATATTTCCGAGAGTGGAGAATACACTGCAGAAGCAGATAAAGCTGATAAAAATGCAATCCGTTTGAGAAAATCAGCAGACAGTGAGGGACATTCGGATACCAGCTGTGATAAAAATACTGATGTTTCAAGCAACGATAATGGAGAAGATGGCACTCCATTTTACCATGAGTCCGATAAATCTGATACAATCGAATTACAAAAAAAAAATTTCGTAAACAGTTGA
- a CDS encoding vWA domain-containing protein yields MNTEARQSVQGSFHDAIKLIVHRPEATAQNREEYHNMAATLLPVIRELVRKTNPLLEHEVSFEFAKSQLYGTKFCADQATSLDFRVFARKRPPGEEPSIAVALRIDESASMSAFGRLDAAKQAAVALYEFCTGCGIPIMVYGDTADRSKLEQMSIYAYVDFESKDVNEKYALMNIQARSNNRDGMALRIISDRLLNAPQKTKLIISISDGQPKAMPDYTGEKAAHDMKDTLEEYRRKGIQFLAAAIGQDKEAIRELYGAENTLDITDLKQLAARLVQIIARFL; encoded by the coding sequence TTGAACACAGAAGCTCGGCAAAGTGTTCAAGGAAGCTTCCATGATGCAATCAAGCTAATTGTCCACCGCCCGGAAGCTACCGCTCAAAACAGGGAAGAATATCATAACATGGCTGCTACCTTGTTACCGGTCATTCGGGAACTAGTCCGCAAAACAAACCCACTTTTAGAGCATGAAGTTTCCTTTGAATTCGCTAAATCTCAGCTTTACGGCACAAAATTCTGTGCAGATCAAGCCACTTCTTTGGATTTTCGCGTATTTGCCCGTAAACGCCCACCTGGGGAAGAACCCTCTATTGCAGTTGCTCTTAGGATTGATGAATCAGCGTCTATGTCAGCCTTCGGCCGCTTAGATGCAGCAAAGCAGGCAGCTGTCGCTTTATATGAATTCTGCACTGGATGCGGCATTCCGATAATGGTTTACGGGGATACAGCAGACCGCTCCAAGCTGGAACAAATGTCTATTTATGCATATGTAGACTTTGAAAGCAAAGACGTAAATGAAAAATATGCGCTGATGAACATTCAGGCTCGCAGCAATAACCGGGATGGTATGGCATTACGTATTATTTCAGATAGATTGCTTAATGCACCACAAAAAACCAAATTAATAATCAGCATCAGTGACGGACAGCCTAAGGCGATGCCTGATTACACAGGTGAAAAAGCAGCTCATGATATGAAAGATACTTTAGAAGAATATCGACGTAAAGGCATCCAGTTCCTTGCTGCAGCTATTGGACAGGATAAAGAGGCGATTCGTGAACTTTACGGAGCTGAAAATACATTGGATATAACTGATTTGAAGCAGCTCGCAGCAAGGTTAGTACAAATAATCGCAAGGTTTCTGTGA
- a CDS encoding helix-turn-helix domain-containing protein produces MDCVKIGKLIAKLRKEKKLTQKNIADALGIQNKTVSKWECGLGCPDLSLWPELSAIFDIDIKQMMEGEITPNKPDGGNIDKIRFYVCPSCGNILFSTGSASIFCCGRKLERILPTDTNNAPKITVEEIETDYFVTFDHPMTKEHYISFVAYVKSDKVFFYRLYPEQSPTCRFPIITGGKLYVYCIKHGLLVYSNNLF; encoded by the coding sequence ATGGATTGTGTGAAAATAGGTAAATTGATTGCCAAACTGCGAAAGGAAAAAAAGCTTACACAGAAAAATATTGCAGATGCCTTGGGTATTCAAAATAAGACAGTTTCTAAATGGGAATGTGGTTTAGGGTGTCCTGATCTGTCGCTATGGCCGGAACTCTCTGCTATTTTTGACATTGATATAAAACAGATGATGGAGGGTGAAATTACTCCCAATAAGCCAGATGGAGGTAACATTGACAAGATACGTTTTTATGTCTGTCCCTCCTGCGGAAATATTTTGTTTAGTACAGGAAGTGCCTCTATCTTCTGTTGCGGAAGAAAATTAGAACGTATTTTGCCTACGGATACAAATAATGCACCAAAAATCACAGTTGAAGAAATAGAGACTGATTACTTTGTCACCTTTGACCATCCAATGACCAAAGAACATTATATTTCTTTTGTGGCTTATGTTAAAAGCGATAAAGTATTTTTTTATCGCTTGTACCCAGAACAAAGTCCAACATGTAGGTTTCCTATAATCACTGGTGGTAAGCTCTATGTATATTGTATTAAACATGGTTTATTAGTGTATTCAAATAATCTATTCTGA
- a CDS encoding Vat family streptogramin A O-acetyltransferase has protein sequence MTGPDKKKLYPNENLKTVCFINNLPKRSNVEIGDYTYYSDNKKSPERFYDNIEHHYEFLGDKLIIGKFCAIAEGIRFIMNGANHRMDGITTYPFNIFAGGWEKVTPTVEDLPFKGDTVIGNDVWIGQNVTIMPGVHVGDGAIIAANSTVVKNVEPYTIYGGNPAKLIKKRFSDEKIAFLLKLQWWNWDEGKVFDNLEMLVSGDGLDQLMG, from the coding sequence ATGACTGGACCAGATAAGAAAAAGTTATATCCAAATGAAAATTTGAAAACAGTTTGCTTTATCAACAACTTACCTAAAAGATCGAATGTTGAGATTGGAGATTACACTTATTATAGTGATAATAAAAAATCTCCTGAGAGATTTTACGATAATATAGAGCATCATTATGAATTTCTAGGAGATAAACTGATAATAGGAAAATTCTGCGCTATTGCAGAGGGGATAAGGTTCATTATGAATGGAGCGAACCACAGAATGGATGGCATAACAACCTATCCCTTTAATATTTTTGCTGGTGGTTGGGAAAAAGTCACGCCAACAGTAGAAGACTTACCCTTTAAAGGTGATACAGTGATTGGCAATGATGTATGGATCGGCCAAAATGTTACGATTATGCCGGGGGTTCATGTGGGAGACGGTGCTATCATTGCTGCAAACTCAACAGTAGTAAAAAATGTTGAACCTTATACAATTTATGGTGGGAACCCAGCTAAACTTATTAAGAAGCGTTTTAGTGATGAAAAGATAGCATTTTTGTTAAAACTACAATGGTGGAATTGGGATGAAGGTAAAGTTTTTGATAATCTTGAAATGTTAGTATCAGGAGATGGACTGGATCAATTAATGGGATAA
- a CDS encoding Msr family ABC-F type ribosomal protection protein, with protein MTLLIKAKDICVEYLGRDILEIDELELYSYDRIGLVGANGAGKSTLLKVLLGELTPSGSKIKRLGKFAYISQLDEATLQKPKDFALMGKMGVDELDVEKMSGGEETRLKIAQALSEQVHGIFADEPTSHLDREGIDFLIGQLKYFPGTLLVISHDRYFLDEVVDKIWELKDGKITEYWGNYSDYLHQKEEERKVQATKHEKFVAERERLEKSAEEKRKQAQKIVRKAKGAARKNSSESGGRLGHQKTIGSKQKKMHNAAKSIEHKIEALGDVEAPENSQRIYFRQSAALELHNPYPIIVTEMTKRFGDKVLFEDASFNIPLGAKVALTGGNGTGKTTLIKMILNREEGIDISPKAEIGYFAQNAYKYNLNQNVMEFMQESCDYNVSEIRSVLASMGFKQNDISKKIAVLSGGEMIKLKLAQLLLGKYNILLMDEPGNYLDLMSLESLEMLMKKYAGTIIFISHDKRLVDNVANVVYEIKDQEIVQIK; from the coding sequence ATGACATTATTAATAAAAGCAAAAGACATTTGTGTAGAATATTTAGGACGTGATATTTTAGAGATTGATGAATTAGAATTATATAGTTATGACAGAATTGGTTTAGTAGGAGCAAATGGAGCAGGAAAAAGTACATTACTCAAAGTGCTTTTAGGAGAATTAACACCCTCAGGAAGTAAAATCAAACGCTTAGGAAAATTTGCCTATATTTCCCAATTGGATGAAGCAACTTTGCAGAAGCCCAAGGATTTTGCATTGATGGGTAAAATGGGTGTTGATGAATTAGATGTAGAGAAAATGAGTGGAGGTGAAGAAACAAGACTTAAAATAGCTCAGGCCCTTTCGGAACAAGTCCATGGTATTTTTGCAGATGAACCTACCAGTCATTTAGACCGTGAAGGAATTGATTTTTTAATTGGACAGTTAAAGTATTTTCCAGGTACATTGCTAGTGATTAGCCATGACCGTTATTTTTTAGATGAGGTAGTCGATAAGATATGGGAGCTGAAAGATGGAAAGATTACGGAGTATTGGGGGAACTATTCCGATTATCTTCATCAAAAAGAGGAAGAACGTAAGGTTCAGGCTACAAAGCACGAAAAATTTGTTGCGGAACGTGAACGATTAGAGAAGTCTGCTGAGGAGAAGCGAAAGCAGGCACAAAAAATAGTTCGGAAAGCCAAAGGTGCTGCTAGAAAAAACAGTTCTGAAAGTGGTGGACGTCTGGGACATCAGAAAACTATTGGAAGTAAGCAAAAGAAGATGCACAATGCCGCTAAATCAATTGAACATAAGATTGAAGCCCTTGGAGATGTGGAAGCGCCGGAAAATAGTCAAAGGATTTATTTTCGTCAGAGTGCAGCACTGGAACTTCATAATCCCTATCCGATTATTGTAACTGAAATGACGAAACGATTTGGTGATAAAGTGTTATTTGAAGATGCTTCTTTTAATATTCCACTTGGGGCTAAAGTAGCGTTAACTGGTGGCAATGGAACAGGAAAAACAACCTTAATTAAAATGATTTTAAACCGTGAAGAGGGCATTGATATTTCCCCTAAGGCTGAAATCGGATACTTTGCTCAAAATGCTTATAAGTATAATCTTAATCAAAATGTAATGGAATTTATGCAGGAGAGCTGCGATTATAACGTATCTGAAATTCGCTCAGTGTTGGCGTCAATGGGCTTTAAACAGAATGATATCAGCAAAAAAATAGCTGTTCTAAGCGGAGGTGAAATGATTAAATTGAAGCTAGCTCAACTGTTACTAGGTAAGTATAATATTTTACTAATGGACGAACCAGGCAACTATTTGGATCTAATGAGCCTAGAGTCTTTAGAGATGTTGATGAAAAAATATGCTGGTACAATTATATTTATCAGCCATGATAAAAGGCTAGTTGATAATGTTGCTAATGTGGTTTATGAAATTAAGGATCAAGAAATTGTGCAAATAAAATAG
- a CDS encoding MFS transporter produces MNIKKKKKILNTNFVLFLLGRMISDLGNSVQMMIMPLYIIDIGGSAATIGLFAFLSLLPALIIYPFAGVIGDRMNRKKIMVVTDLISAGVILALGFISYWGFMNISLLLIVQAVISLLNGLFEPATRGMLPQLVDKEELTQSNSTVASMRSISIMLGPVIGTVLYANFGITMVFLINGISFLLSGASEMMIRYVHVKRQRTEGMKGIIKDLLEGIQFIMKNKIIRNMCYFFLVIYFVAQPIFSVILPLFFKTNLQYSDTQYGYLQTVIILGALLGSVVIGVLFGKEEQVTKPFTIGCGLLLGTMLIFSILLFPKSLAVLGNGTIGYLALLAGVLGLFSFANIFISVPVQTYIQRETPNEYMSRVFSLVSMISRGGMPLGALVYGIVLEWVEMHWTVLVATLLMMMICIVFISLLIKDYKIQEPY; encoded by the coding sequence ATGAATATAAAAAAGAAAAAGAAAATCTTAAATACTAATTTTGTGTTGTTTCTACTTGGTAGAATGATATCAGATTTAGGCAATAGTGTACAAATGATGATTATGCCACTATATATTATAGACATTGGAGGCTCAGCTGCTACAATTGGACTATTTGCCTTCTTGTCACTGCTACCAGCCCTGATTATCTATCCCTTTGCAGGAGTCATTGGAGATAGAATGAATAGAAAAAAGATTATGGTAGTAACGGATTTGATTAGTGCAGGTGTCATATTAGCTTTGGGATTTATCTCATATTGGGGATTCATGAATATTTCTTTATTATTAATAGTTCAGGCAGTGATTTCCTTATTGAACGGTTTGTTTGAACCAGCTACAAGGGGAATGCTACCCCAACTTGTTGATAAAGAAGAGCTGACACAAAGTAACTCTACTGTTGCATCTATGAGGAGTATATCGATTATGCTAGGACCAGTGATTGGCACTGTTTTATACGCTAATTTCGGGATTACGATGGTTTTTTTGATTAATGGGATTTCATTTCTCTTGTCAGGAGCAAGTGAGATGATGATTCGGTATGTCCATGTAAAACGACAAAGAACAGAGGGAATGAAGGGCATTATCAAGGATTTACTGGAGGGCATTCAATTCATTATGAAAAACAAGATTATTCGTAATATGTGTTATTTCTTTTTAGTCATCTACTTTGTCGCACAACCGATTTTTAGTGTTATTCTACCATTATTTTTTAAGACTAATTTACAATATTCTGATACTCAATATGGGTATTTACAAACAGTCATTATATTAGGTGCGCTACTAGGGAGTGTGGTAATAGGAGTTTTGTTTGGAAAAGAGGAGCAAGTAACAAAGCCTTTTACAATTGGTTGTGGTTTGCTTTTAGGAACAATGTTAATATTTTCTATTTTGCTTTTCCCCAAAAGTTTAGCTGTGTTGGGAAATGGTACAATAGGATACTTGGCTTTATTGGCAGGAGTGCTAGGCCTTTTTAGTTTTGCCAACATATTTATATCTGTTCCTGTACAAACTTATATACAGAGAGAAACGCCAAACGAATATATGTCTAGGGTATTTTCTTTAGTCAGCATGATTTCTAGAGGGGGCATGCCCCTTGGGGCATTAGTATATGGAATTGTTCTTGAATGGGTTGAAATGCATTGGACAGTATTGGTGGCTACCTTATTGATGATGATGATTTGTATTGTATTCATATCTTTGTTAATAAAGGATTATAAAATACAAGAACCATATTAA
- a CDS encoding macrolide 2'-phosphotransferase — MNTLKIKQLANNKGLDILEDTIKINESGVDFRVAHVKVQNGDKWILRIPRRPESMRHALQEKKALDIINNYASFQVPDWSICSEDLIAYKQLSGVPAATIDVEKQGYVWSFDETNVPSEYDYSLGKALANLHSLPQQEFKNIGIEILGASELRASMKQRMKRVKEKYHVNQNLWDRWQAWLAEDSLWPSHVGVKHGDLHPGHILIDKNNYVTGLIDWTEVGIADVSADFMSHHLLFGKDGLKKLIDAYDNAGGKTWSKMAEHIVELLTTSGITVAEYAQASGMKDMHETASYMLASEG; from the coding sequence ATGAATACACTTAAAATTAAACAATTAGCAAATAATAAAGGACTGGATATCTTAGAAGATACGATTAAAATTAATGAGTCTGGTGTTGATTTTCGAGTAGCACACGTCAAGGTTCAAAACGGCGATAAATGGATACTAAGGATTCCACGTAGACCAGAGTCTATGAGACATGCCCTACAAGAGAAAAAAGCGCTAGATATCATTAATAATTATGCAAGCTTTCAAGTTCCCGATTGGTCTATCTGCTCAGAAGACTTAATTGCCTATAAGCAGCTAAGTGGTGTTCCTGCCGCTACGATTGACGTTGAAAAACAAGGCTATGTATGGAGTTTTGATGAAACCAATGTACCATCCGAATACGATTACTCATTAGGAAAAGCGCTAGCAAATCTACACTCATTACCTCAACAAGAATTCAAAAATATCGGTATTGAAATTCTTGGTGCTAGTGAGTTAAGAGCCTCCATGAAACAGCGAATGAAACGTGTGAAAGAAAAATACCATGTCAACCAAAACTTATGGGACCGCTGGCAAGCATGGTTAGCTGAAGATTCTCTTTGGCCATCTCATGTAGGGGTAAAACATGGAGACCTACACCCAGGCCATATTCTTATTGATAAGAACAATTATGTTACGGGTTTAATTGATTGGACGGAAGTAGGGATAGCTGATGTGTCTGCAGATTTCATGTCCCATCATCTACTCTTTGGTAAAGATGGACTAAAAAAGTTAATAGACGCTTATGATAATGCCGGAGGGAAAACTTGGTCAAAAATGGCTGAGCATATTGTTGAACTTCTAACAACAAGTGGTATCACTGTTGCCGAATACGCTCAAGCGTCAGGTATGAAAGACATGCATGAGACAGCTTCGTACATGCTTGCAAGTGAAGGTTAA
- a CDS encoding alpha/beta fold hydrolase, whose amino-acid sequence MSELISNKARLYYKVKGKGFPIIFTHGASWNHMQWNKQVEFFKDKFMLITWDVRGHGYSTLPDGPVNSEDFSSDLIALMDHLKLNQAILCGLSMGGHISLQTAIKYPQRVKSLILIGSICSNTLNLYEKIFVPINRFSSNMLSMELSGKLQAKMLSKFNPENYDYIMNAFSMITKDNWVRIWDAVTRMESKNDLHKINCPTLLLIGDHDTMTNKHQPYMHEHIENSTLRTIKNAHHSTNLDNPRAVNEEIIKFIKL is encoded by the coding sequence ATGTCAGAATTAATAAGTAATAAAGCCAGATTATATTACAAAGTAAAAGGTAAAGGTTTCCCTATTATTTTTACACATGGTGCTTCTTGGAACCACATGCAGTGGAATAAACAAGTAGAATTTTTTAAAGATAAATTTATGCTTATTACTTGGGATGTTCGCGGACATGGTTACTCCACTTTACCCGATGGTCCAGTTAACTCTGAAGATTTCAGTTCTGATCTTATTGCATTGATGGACCATTTAAAGCTAAATCAAGCAATTCTATGCGGACTTTCTATGGGAGGACATATCTCTCTTCAAACAGCTATCAAATATCCCCAACGTGTTAAATCTCTTATTTTAATTGGTAGCATATGTAGTAATACCCTTAACCTATATGAAAAAATATTTGTTCCAATCAATCGATTCAGTAGTAATATGCTTTCTATGGAACTCAGTGGAAAGCTTCAAGCGAAGATGCTCTCAAAATTCAATCCTGAAAATTATGACTATATAATGAATGCATTTTCAATGATTACTAAAGACAACTGGGTTCGTATTTGGGATGCTGTAACTAGAATGGAAAGCAAAAATGATCTTCATAAAATAAACTGTCCTACTTTACTTCTAATTGGTGATCATGATACTATGACAAACAAACACCAACCCTACATGCATGAACATATTGAAAATTCAACTCTCAGAACAATAAAAAATGCACATCATTCCACAAACCTAGATAATCCAAGAGCCGTGAATGAAGAGATCATAAAGTTTATTAAACTATAA